In Nostoc sp. UHCC 0926, a single genomic region encodes these proteins:
- a CDS encoding proline--tRNA ligase translates to MRLSQMLFVTLRDDPADAEITSHKLLLRAGYIRRIGSGIYAYLPLMWRVLQKVSQIVREEMNATGAQECLLPQLQPADLWKESGRWDTYTKAEGIMFSLIDRREQQLGLGPTHEEVITAIARDMIRSYRQLPLHLYQIQTKFRDEIRPRFGLMRGREFIMKDGYSFHADEASLKETYQDMYKAYSNILRRSGLAFRAVEADSGAIGGSGSTEFMILAEAGEDEVLYTEDGKYAANVEKAVSLPIDAETSRFTTYEKRDTPGTETIEKVCQLLNCSSTQLVKNVLYQTVYDNGITVLVLVSIRGDQEVNEVKLQNELTKLAPEYGAKTIISLNVPNVEAQQTWRAKSLPLGYIAPDIADEYITAKKQIHPKFLRLADQTAVDLKNFVTGTNEAGYHVVGANWGEQFKLPEKAVDIRKARPGDRAIHNPEQTLQSARGIEAGHIFQLGTKYSEVMGATYTNEQGEEKPLIMGCFGVGVSRIAQAAVEQSYDKDGIIWPVAIAPYHAIVTIPNIKDAQQVEIAQKLYTELNQAGIETLLDDRDERAGVKFKDADLIGIPYRIVTGRAIANGKVEVVERATRKSQEIVIDEVTATLHKWITAAIEGKN, encoded by the coding sequence ATGCGACTGTCACAAATGTTATTCGTTACACTCCGGGATGATCCAGCTGATGCTGAGATTACTAGCCATAAATTATTACTCCGTGCAGGTTACATTCGTCGCATCGGAAGCGGTATCTATGCTTATCTCCCACTGATGTGGCGGGTACTGCAAAAAGTTTCCCAGATTGTGCGGGAAGAAATGAACGCTACAGGCGCACAAGAATGTCTTTTACCGCAATTACAACCCGCTGATTTATGGAAAGAATCGGGACGCTGGGACACTTACACCAAAGCTGAGGGGATCATGTTTTCCCTAATCGATCGCCGTGAGCAACAATTAGGATTAGGCCCAACTCATGAGGAAGTAATCACAGCGATCGCTCGTGATATGATTCGCTCTTATCGCCAGCTACCACTGCACCTCTACCAAATTCAAACCAAATTCCGCGATGAAATTCGTCCCCGCTTTGGTTTGATGCGTGGACGGGAATTTATCATGAAGGACGGCTATTCTTTCCATGCCGATGAAGCCAGTCTTAAAGAAACTTACCAGGATATGTATAAAGCCTACAGCAATATCCTGCGACGTTCTGGTTTAGCTTTTCGGGCAGTGGAAGCCGACTCTGGGGCAATTGGTGGTTCTGGTTCCACAGAATTTATGATTTTGGCGGAAGCTGGTGAAGACGAAGTTCTTTACACTGAGGATGGCAAATACGCCGCTAACGTAGAAAAGGCTGTTTCTTTACCAATTGATGCCGAAACCTCACGGTTTACAACCTACGAGAAACGCGATACACCTGGAACAGAAACGATTGAGAAGGTTTGTCAACTCCTTAACTGTTCTTCCACTCAATTAGTGAAAAACGTCCTTTATCAGACAGTTTATGATAATGGGATAACGGTGTTAGTTCTGGTGAGCATCCGAGGCGATCAGGAAGTTAATGAGGTCAAGTTGCAAAATGAATTGACCAAATTAGCTCCTGAGTATGGTGCTAAAACTATTATTAGTTTGAATGTACCAAATGTTGAAGCCCAGCAAACATGGAGAGCAAAATCTCTACCTTTAGGTTACATTGCGCCAGACATCGCAGATGAGTATATTACCGCCAAAAAACAGATTCATCCCAAGTTTTTGCGCTTGGCGGATCAAACAGCCGTTGATTTAAAAAACTTTGTTACAGGTACGAATGAAGCTGGCTATCACGTAGTTGGTGCTAATTGGGGTGAGCAATTTAAGTTACCAGAAAAAGCAGTAGATATACGAAAGGCAAGACCAGGCGATCGCGCCATCCATAACCCAGAACAAACGTTACAAAGCGCCCGTGGAATCGAAGCAGGTCACATCTTCCAATTAGGTACTAAATATTCCGAAGTGATGGGAGCAACTTATACCAATGAACAGGGTGAAGAAAAGCCACTAATTATGGGTTGTTTTGGCGTAGGTGTGTCACGAATAGCACAAGCCGCCGTAGAGCAATCTTACGATAAAGATGGGATTATTTGGCCAGTAGCGATCGCACCCTATCACGCGATTGTCACAATTCCTAACATTAAGGATGCTCAACAAGTTGAAATCGCCCAAAAACTTTACACAGAACTGAATCAAGCGGGAATTGAAACCCTACTAGATGACCGCGATGAACGGGCGGGAGTGAAATTTAAAGATGCTGATTTGATTGGCATCCCTTATCGGATTGTAACCGGGCGAGCGATCGCTAATGGCAAAGTCGAAGTTGTAGAAAGAGCCACCCGTAAATCTCAAGAAATTGTCATTGATGAAGTTACAGCTACACTTCATAAGTGGATTACCGCAGCGATAGAGGGTAAAAATTAA
- a CDS encoding 1-acyl-sn-glycerol-3-phosphate acyltransferase, producing MADVIYQAQAPLEFIPPAFNPLLLRVVHLLLPNWINWQTAITQIEADNVEALVDVYRQFQEGKIRFMLAFRHPKTDDPLCLGYLLSQLVPKVARSQGTALEFPIHAHFIYDRGIPLWAGAHVGWIMSHLGGTSIQRGKADWTGLRSARDLFANGKFPMAAAPEGATNGLSENISPLEPGIAQLGFWCAEDLHKAGRDQQVLIVPVGIKYSYVDAPWDAIANLLSELEAASGLPMNPSEHASVESLYPRLLTLAEHLLLLMEQFYTRFYHLKLPDAKTVVGEIEDRNEVLAVRLQALLNAALLISEQYFDLQSKGTLSDRCRRVEQAGWNYIFREDFKDVKGVSAVEKALGDRVAEEANARMWHMRLVESFVAVSGNYIRENPTVERFAETTLILWQMIAKIKGDKAVWRPQLGKQKVKITVGEPISVSERYPAYKENRLGARQAVAEVTNDLQHALEGLI from the coding sequence TTGGCAGATGTAATTTATCAAGCACAAGCACCCTTAGAATTTATTCCGCCGGCGTTTAACCCCTTATTACTACGAGTTGTCCATCTGTTGCTACCAAATTGGATAAACTGGCAAACAGCTATTACCCAAATTGAAGCAGACAATGTAGAGGCTCTGGTAGATGTCTATCGCCAGTTTCAGGAGGGTAAGATCCGTTTTATGCTGGCATTTCGCCATCCTAAAACAGATGATCCACTTTGTTTGGGCTACTTGCTGTCTCAACTGGTGCCAAAGGTAGCACGATCGCAAGGTACAGCGTTAGAATTTCCGATTCACGCTCATTTTATCTACGATCGCGGCATTCCTCTATGGGCAGGTGCCCATGTTGGCTGGATCATGTCTCATTTAGGTGGTACTTCGATTCAGCGGGGTAAGGCTGACTGGACGGGGTTACGTTCGGCGCGTGACTTGTTTGCCAATGGGAAATTCCCGATGGCTGCTGCGCCAGAAGGTGCTACCAATGGTTTATCAGAGAATATTAGCCCCTTAGAACCTGGTATCGCCCAATTAGGCTTTTGGTGTGCTGAAGACTTGCACAAAGCTGGACGCGACCAACAGGTTTTAATTGTACCAGTTGGGATTAAATATAGTTACGTTGATGCTCCTTGGGATGCGATCGCCAATCTTTTAAGTGAATTGGAAGCGGCTAGTGGTTTACCTATGAATCCATCAGAACATGCTTCTGTGGAGTCGCTTTATCCCCGGTTGTTGACTTTGGCAGAACATTTACTTTTGCTGATGGAACAATTTTACACACGGTTTTATCATCTCAAACTGCCAGATGCCAAAACAGTAGTAGGAGAAATTGAAGATAGAAATGAAGTGCTAGCAGTTCGTTTACAAGCTTTGTTAAATGCAGCGTTATTAATATCAGAACAGTATTTTGATTTGCAGTCAAAAGGTACTTTGAGTGACCGCTGTCGGCGGGTAGAACAAGCAGGTTGGAATTATATATTTAGAGAAGATTTTAAGGATGTAAAAGGAGTATCTGCTGTAGAAAAAGCTTTAGGCGATCGCGTTGCGGAAGAAGCGAATGCGCGGATGTGGCATATGCGTTTAGTAGAAAGTTTTGTGGCAGTTTCTGGTAATTATATTCGTGAAAATCCAACGGTAGAAAGGTTTGCTGAGACAACTTTAATTTTATGGCAGATGATCGCTAAAATCAAAGGCGATAAAGCTGTCTGGCGTCCGCAATTGGGTAAGCAAAAAGTCAAAATTACTGTGGGTGAACCGATATCTGTTTCTGAGCGCTACCCGGCGTATAAAGAAAATCGTTTGGGTGCTAGGCAAGCTGTTGCTGAAGTGACGAATGATTTACAACACGCTTTGGAAGGATTGATTTGA
- a CDS encoding XDD3 family exosortase-dependent surface protein: protein MKTHSLFNLLKIGISTFGIFFVAGQGAYASDLKGTAFSISLECLNDTTGLLVGQNPNDASGWQYAFDSNTDGMNGNYWVGAAPGTVNPYDISGMAIKETATSVIVAINGNMKLTGETEGGATGGQIGYGDLFFNMAGKTFDNAMSSGDLFGIHFSSVNASGVQQLGVYSGVQAKTVTNIKEGYTVATYGGLAGGGNSYESQVKTGGGVASYGDLTSSYFTNNGNDNTFNLNVIDSGKYLNGISFLAQGDVTQQLLTTGYDANKFNGTQTIAFEFKKSGIVQSTPEPASLTGLGIVGLALAGSKRRKRSIVAIG from the coding sequence ATGAAAACTCACAGCTTATTCAATTTACTGAAGATTGGCATTAGCACTTTTGGAATCTTCTTTGTGGCTGGTCAAGGAGCATATGCCTCCGACTTAAAGGGAACAGCATTTAGCATATCTTTGGAGTGTTTGAACGACACTACCGGTCTTTTGGTGGGTCAAAACCCCAATGATGCTAGCGGCTGGCAGTATGCATTTGATTCAAACACAGATGGAATGAACGGGAACTACTGGGTTGGTGCCGCACCAGGGACAGTAAATCCCTACGATATCTCTGGTATGGCTATCAAAGAAACTGCTACTAGCGTCATTGTGGCAATCAATGGCAATATGAAGTTGACAGGAGAGACTGAAGGGGGTGCTACAGGTGGTCAGATTGGATATGGTGATTTGTTCTTCAACATGGCGGGTAAGACCTTTGATAATGCAATGAGCAGCGGGGATTTGTTTGGTATTCATTTCTCCTCAGTGAATGCTTCAGGGGTACAACAACTAGGGGTTTATAGTGGTGTTCAGGCAAAGACAGTTACTAATATCAAAGAAGGCTACACTGTTGCTACATATGGTGGTTTGGCAGGAGGAGGGAATTCTTACGAAAGTCAGGTAAAAACAGGTGGTGGTGTTGCCAGTTATGGTGATTTGACGAGTAGTTACTTTACTAATAACGGCAATGACAATACATTTAATCTCAATGTCATTGACTCTGGAAAATATCTTAATGGAATCTCGTTTTTAGCACAGGGTGATGTAACGCAGCAGTTGCTAACCACTGGCTATGATGCCAACAAATTCAACGGCACACAAACCATTGCATTTGAATTCAAGAAATCTGGTATTGTCCAATCGACTCCTGAGCCTGCTAGTCTCACTGGTTTAGGAATCGTCGGTCTGGCCTTAGCTGGCAGCAAACGGCGCAAGAGGTCTATTGTAGCAATTGGGTAG